From the Debaryomyces hansenii CBS767 chromosome F complete sequence genome, the window CAGTTAGTCTCTGCTCCATCTGTAGggtaataaaattttctgcATGCGTATGGTTTTTCCCAATCCTCGTGGGGATTTTGGAAGATTAGATTAAACTAACTATTTTATCATAAATCTGTACAATTTAGTATTTAAgtgatttaattttcttcaatagatTATGTTTGAAGGCAAAAAacaataattaaaaatgaaaatttccaaCTTTGCAACCTATATTGCAACTCTATCTATGTTCTTCACTGCAAACGCTGCACCAGTTGAACCTAACAAGAAgcaaaatatcattttgaTGGTTTCAGATGGTATGGGGGTTGCTACACTTGATTTGGCAAGACAATACAATGCTGTTGTAAATGGTCTTGAATTACCGTCACTTCTTAACCTTGATGATTACTTGATTGGCAGTTTGAGAACAAgatccaattcttcttttattaCAGATTCTGCAGCTGCAGGTACTGCTTTGGCATGCGGCAAGAAATCTTATAACAAAGCCATTGGAGTTGATCCTGATAGGAACCCTATTGGAAATGTGGGTGAAGCGTTGAAAATAGAAGGATATACTGTTGGAATTGTTGTAACTACAAAAATCACCGATGCAACCCCTGGAGTATTCTATGCTCATTCAGATTCAAGGTCTTATGAAGATTTAATTGCAGAACAACTAGTTGGTGAGCATCCTTTGGGAAGAATTCCCGATTTGGTTATGGGAGGTGGAAGAACATATTTCTATCCGAATACTTCTGAAGGTGGCAGCAGAGCTGATTCGAGAAACTTGATTGAAgagattcaaaataatggaaCTTGGAGCTATGCTGGTAACAGACAAGAATTCGATGAATTAGATGGTGGAAACAACGTTACTTTGCCACTATTAGGGTTATTTGCTGACAAAGATATTCCATATAAAATCGATCGTAATGAATCAGTATACCCGTCATTAAATGAACAAGTTCAAGTTGCTTTGACTGCTTTAACTGAAGCCACTAAAGATTCTGAGAAAGGGTTTTTTCTAATGATCGAAGGTTCCAGGATCGACCATGCAGGTCATGCAAATGATGCAGCAGCCTCAGTTAGAGAAACTATTGAATACGATAGTGCCTGGAAAGAAGTTTTAGATTTTGCAGATGCTTCTGAGGTTGAAACTCTTGTTGTTTCCATTTCTGATCATGAAACTGGTGGTATATCATTGAATGCAGAAAAAGCGGAGGATTATCAACCATTGATCAATGCTACTCACTCAGGTGAATATTTAAGTAAAGAAATAAACAACTTTTCggatattgatgatgatgctTTATTTactaaatttattaaaagtgaaattattgaaaaggGCTTAGGGATTTACAATTATACAAATGAGGAAATTGAAAGGGTCAAGAACactaaaaataatgaagagcCAGAATATACTGAAGTTTTAGCAAATTTGACTTCCTCTAGAGCCAAAATTAGGTTTTCATCGTATGAACATACCGCAGTGGATGTTGGTGTTTATGCTCATTCAAATTCTGATAGACTTCAATATAAGGTTCTTGATAGAATAAATGGATTAGCTGGTGCCCATGAAAACACGGATTATCCTAAATTTCTCCAAGGTATAGTTGGTTTTGATATGGACGATGTTACAGAATTAattcaagatattcaaCATACTCTTGATTAGAAGAGACTAAATTCTTTTTCCATATTATATGCTATATATCAACTGA encodes:
- a CDS encoding DEHA2F00462p (similar to uniprot|P11491 Saccharomyces cerevisiae YDR481c PHO8 alkaline phosphatase a glycoprotein localized to the vacuole) produces the protein MKISNFATYIATLSMFFTANAAPVEPNKKQNIILMVSDGMGVATLDLARQYNAVVNGLELPSLLNLDDYLIGSLRTRSNSSFITDSAAAGTALACGKKSYNKAIGVDPDRNPIGNVGEALKIEGYTVGIVVTTKITDATPGVFYAHSDSRSYEDLIAEQLVGEHPLGRIPDLVMGGGRTYFYPNTSEGGSRADSRNLIEEIQNNGTWSYAGNRQEFDELDGGNNVTLPLLGLFADKDIPYKIDRNESVYPSLNEQVQVALTALTEATKDSEKGFFLMIEGSRIDHAGHANDAAASVRETIEYDSAWKEVLDFADASEVETLVVSISDHETGGISLNAEKAEDYQPLINATHSGEYLSKEINNFSDIDDDALFTKFIKSEIIEKGLGIYNYTNEEIERVKNTKNNEEPEYTEVLANLTSSRAKIRFSSYEHTAVDVGVYAHSNSDRLQYKVLDRINGLAGAHENTDYPKFLQGIVGFDMDDVTELIQDIQHTLD